The following proteins come from a genomic window of Pyxidicoccus sp. MSG2:
- a CDS encoding SDR family NAD(P)-dependent oxidoreductase — MTEKSNIGSLGPALSGDGARRGRDAAVVGLACRFPSADDSAGFWRNLASGLNSVTEVPADRWDVERWYSPDIGAPNRSTSRWGAFLRGFDRFDHAFFNVSPREARGMDPQQRLLLEETWHCLEDAGISVDTLARARTSVFVGAMAMDHYQSVYAPGVETESHAGAGTYACMMANRVSYHLGLSGESVTLDTACSSSLVALHHARRALLLDEADYCLVAGVSLDFSPWKYVSFGKARMLSPTGQCRTFDKDADGYVPGEGVGVILLQRLEDAERDGSIIHGVIRGSAVNHVGRATSLTAPRVSAQRDVILAACRDADVAPETLTYVEAHGTGTSLGDPVEVAALTEAFRTSTERRGFCAIGSVKTNIGHLEAAAGVAGLIKTLLMMRHEQVPPTLNLRTLNPLIDFERSPFVPARVAQPWVRPLGGPLRAGVSSFGFGGVNSHVVVEEYRAGSEDAVVSGAPFAFVLSARTETSLRELKAKWAERVRVPGFDGAALRDACLTLQETGRSFKRRFGAVVRTPAELEAALTKEETPLPAVTVEPPALFFGELPTRGLAAARELHACDPLFAAAFEQLAAPLLARGGWSSAEALLCSGDAFPVELRPALALCVQCALAESLTQAGLSFRLLAGNTAATLVASGALPFDEALRALLPGHEGARVALRRPRRPCVHPVSGEVLEPWEADTALLRELVSGFQVDGEGVRKAAAEARLLFGTQHTFSRHLEEWRQPLATVGRTLESLLEGPPPGDERLAALVLAVSRLRLERKWALGEIPLPGDAKLAELAGLVADEFLLPDELVRLLCAPDAHAPAAAASALARRLNRGSKVDACSAARGPGTPLPGPDGELSASELRGRAVGREGLLPGVTGPVLCLGAPSEPLDAPSLVVALEGEAEAAKLGALLALWRGGLELAWARYAEGRPHQRFRLPGYVFDGTPFPPPRVDAPLTGTSPNADAARSTVMSPRSTDSGSATGLEVAINAAPGTSGGIWRASDSIIRDHRIDGRLLAPGAALMRAALFAARRHLPGVNALHEVSLHTPALVADALAYTVDTETSGRFIVRTGDKALCSGAFSASSPAPGATFGPPASAPPTAIAEPSELYSRLASLGYGYGESLRVVRGLGRVEGKLVARLEGAPGAGDVDAALLDGILQCVVALALLDGRLQGGSLLIPFFIRRIRFLGPLAGAVTVELATSTVSERGGDLQADVIARTPAGTPLVELEGAVFRRVPAGFLDARSSTDDVPAGIEGAGRDAPLDKRPVRNDVPTAGTDGMGQDVPLNQRSALVEVPARIEGTGLYAPRWMAVDAPSVPAVRGASLLVLPPRADGDALGRVLAADGPVLVARASTDARPGELHFDPEDPAGWTHLLRRATEELGTAEGPLCIYVLLAADSEPASTASALWQRQARGARALFLLAKAAGASRFKSVRIAVALRETFSVSPGDTAGGYAAAGVAGAARTIALEYKKLRPVVVDFEQHGADDVMLLHTLRAECLAASGSEHVVVWRKGRRFVPRVARARLGRSASPYRDGGVYVVVGGAGGIGRKTAAHLAARTRNARIALVGRSPLSPDIEQVIRELEVSGTGAHVRYFPTDVTERDALAATLARVRESLGPIHGVIHSGGVLADRLIFSKEPDSFDRVLRPKVLGAWLLDELTATEPLDFFSVYSSVVAEVGNVGQVDYAAANAFLDAFMDFRRARGRPGRSLAVNWTLWADGGMGRDERAIEQLAARGITLLEDAPAFAALDAALTGPEERIIVLGPGDGHPFGERLIAADVAPAPVAPTPEADSRAATPATQPSDPAALEGWLTGLIAARIGAEPSAVDREESFFALGVESIMVKDIMKELDRRYDGLSPTLLFERPNLRELAVYLASRAPRASTPAVPVPAPQPRAEKPSRPTRSAASVPERAIAVIGMSGRFPKAPDVETYWRNLLAGRDCITEIPADRWDYRRYFHADPTHADTTYGRWGGFIDDVDKFDPLFFNISVREAEQMDPQQRLFLECAWETLEHAGYGNRKLLREANVGLFVGAMWNEYSVITAEQGTFHGRYAGPGSLYWQIANRVSYFLDLTGPSIALDTACSSSLTAVHLACQSILDGESSMALAGGVNLSLHPDKYLYLGQLRFLSTDGRCRSFGEGGTGYVPGEGVGAVLLKPLEQALADGDTIHAVIRGTSVNHGGRASGFTVPNPRQQGRLVETALARSGVAPTELGYIECHGTGTALGDPIEIQGLTQAFAHAGAAGQKQVCAIGSAKSAIGHLEAAAGIAGLIKAALCLQRGKIPPNLHSRTKNPDIDFAAGPFFVAEEVLDFPQREGSRFAGLSSFGAGGSNAHAILQWSAEWDRVATDEARPELVTLSAASEPQLVEAARRLHRALAAEHTARHSLRDIAGTLAIGRTELVERLAIVAGSRAELVSRLESFLSAPSRAAGVARGSTKERRDTLLGESQEDRDYITGLVASRNLDKLAALWVRGVSVDLGALHAERPWHRVALPTYPFERRRCWIPTAPDAPPTAATTAVLHPLVHTNTSTLREQRFVTALTGDEPFLAHHVVGGRKLLPAVASIEAARAATELSGEHAAALRDFVWMRPLVAGDDGCRFQVRLNPGERDLEFSLVEAGGASDVVFARGRVLRDAPVTAPPSPVDLAALKARATERLGRNALYARFQLHGFEYGPAFQSIVEVYRAGAESLSRLELPAVAAAPALQLHPSLLDGALQTALVLFDEGGDARQPPLPFALGAVELYGMPAGACWAWVRRNEAQRLDVTLLDDAGRALVVMRDLVLRRPQEASRPAAPRPAESAPPLATALRTHVEKELLSVYAELLKVAVAELDPEVPVSNYGVESVMMMTVLSRVEALFGRAVEPNAIVEHPAIRDFATYLIDEGVATSAAPTGVAPPEPRAFLSESPAPAPSAQPPARFSPESSASPSVASVAPSTRFAPDTPTHPSIAIASPASRFAPTAHGRAPRVAVVAMAGRQPLSANLEEFWRNLTAARRLTREVPEDRLQDFRTAGGLPGDLRHIRFGGFVEGIDLFDASAFGVSDTDALLMDPQQRFLLELSRELFDAAGYRNEELLGRRVAVFIGGAESAYLKRHRASVPDEVAGRMVVSTIQNMLAARISDHYGFTGSSQTVDTACSSSLVAIHQACRDILSGEAEMAIAGGVEIILDPFYFTGFARAGVLTDSPNSYVFDERANGFVLGEGAGLVLLKSYEAALRDGDPILALVAGSAVNNDGRTMGLTTPNQERQTELLTAALEASGLAPTDVTYLEAHGTGTLLGDPIEIRAATKAFGRGAERWCALGSVKSNVGHSLHAAGVTAFLKTALAVERGVLPATLNCDRPHPRFRFEESPFRPNTTTSPWTPPSGVRRAGISSFGFGGTNCHVVLEQFIRNGLPQTRSPLPPTRFRRRSYWLGRAGEERLSRHELLLRLSRGELTPDRALELGRHARNVD; from the coding sequence ATGACAGAGAAGTCCAACATTGGCTCGCTCGGGCCGGCTCTGTCAGGGGACGGGGCTCGCCGCGGGCGCGACGCCGCCGTCGTGGGCCTGGCCTGCCGGTTTCCCTCGGCGGATGACTCCGCGGGCTTCTGGCGCAATCTCGCCTCGGGTCTCAACTCCGTCACGGAAGTGCCGGCGGACCGCTGGGACGTGGAGCGGTGGTACTCGCCGGACATCGGCGCGCCGAATCGGTCCACCAGTCGCTGGGGTGCCTTCCTTCGCGGCTTCGACCGGTTCGACCACGCGTTCTTCAACGTCTCGCCCCGCGAGGCGCGCGGCATGGACCCGCAGCAGCGCCTGCTCCTGGAGGAGACGTGGCACTGCCTCGAGGACGCGGGCATCTCCGTCGACACCCTCGCGCGCGCCCGGACGTCCGTCTTCGTCGGTGCGATGGCGATGGACCACTACCAGAGCGTGTACGCGCCGGGCGTGGAGACGGAGAGCCACGCGGGCGCAGGCACGTACGCGTGCATGATGGCCAACCGCGTCTCGTACCACCTGGGCTTGAGTGGCGAGAGCGTGACGCTGGACACCGCCTGCTCGTCCTCGCTCGTGGCGCTCCACCATGCGAGGCGGGCGCTGCTGCTCGACGAGGCGGACTACTGCCTCGTGGCGGGCGTCAGCCTGGACTTCAGCCCGTGGAAGTACGTGTCCTTCGGCAAGGCGCGGATGCTGAGCCCGACGGGGCAGTGCCGCACCTTCGACAAGGACGCGGACGGCTACGTGCCCGGTGAAGGAGTGGGCGTCATCCTGCTCCAGCGTCTGGAGGACGCCGAGCGGGACGGGAGCATCATCCACGGCGTCATCCGGGGCTCGGCGGTGAACCACGTCGGCCGGGCGACGTCGCTGACCGCGCCACGGGTGAGCGCCCAGCGGGACGTCATCCTCGCGGCGTGCCGCGATGCCGACGTCGCACCCGAGACGCTCACCTACGTGGAGGCGCACGGGACGGGGACATCGCTCGGTGACCCGGTGGAGGTGGCAGCGCTCACGGAGGCGTTCCGCACGAGCACGGAGCGGCGCGGCTTCTGCGCCATCGGCTCGGTGAAGACGAACATCGGCCACCTGGAGGCGGCGGCGGGCGTCGCGGGGCTCATCAAGACCCTGCTGATGATGCGGCACGAGCAGGTTCCTCCGACGCTGAACCTGCGCACCCTCAACCCGCTCATCGACTTCGAGCGGTCGCCGTTCGTTCCCGCCCGCGTCGCCCAACCGTGGGTCCGGCCGCTCGGGGGCCCGCTGCGCGCGGGGGTCAGCTCGTTCGGCTTCGGGGGCGTGAACAGTCACGTGGTGGTCGAGGAGTACCGGGCAGGAAGTGAAGACGCGGTGGTGTCCGGGGCGCCGTTCGCGTTCGTCCTCTCCGCCCGGACGGAGACGAGTCTCCGCGAGCTCAAGGCGAAGTGGGCGGAGCGCGTGCGTGTGCCGGGCTTCGACGGCGCGGCGCTTCGCGACGCCTGCCTGACGCTCCAGGAGACGGGCCGTTCCTTCAAGCGGCGCTTCGGCGCGGTGGTGCGAACGCCCGCCGAGCTGGAGGCGGCCCTCACGAAGGAGGAGACACCGCTGCCTGCTGTCACGGTGGAACCCCCTGCCCTCTTCTTCGGCGAGCTCCCCACGAGAGGACTGGCCGCGGCGCGTGAACTGCACGCCTGCGACCCGCTGTTCGCAGCGGCCTTCGAGCAACTCGCCGCGCCGCTCCTCGCGCGGGGCGGCTGGAGTTCCGCGGAGGCGCTCCTCTGCTCGGGGGATGCGTTCCCGGTGGAGCTCCGTCCGGCGCTCGCGCTGTGCGTGCAGTGTGCGCTTGCCGAGAGCCTCACCCAGGCGGGCCTCTCGTTCCGGCTGCTCGCGGGAAACACTGCGGCCACGCTCGTCGCCTCGGGCGCCCTCCCCTTCGACGAGGCACTGCGGGCGCTCCTTCCGGGCCATGAGGGCGCGCGCGTCGCGCTCCGCCGTCCACGGCGGCCGTGTGTCCATCCCGTCTCCGGGGAGGTGCTGGAGCCCTGGGAGGCGGACACCGCGCTGCTCCGGGAGCTCGTCTCCGGGTTCCAGGTGGATGGCGAGGGCGTCCGCAAGGCCGCCGCGGAGGCGCGGCTCCTGTTCGGGACGCAGCACACCTTCTCTCGGCATCTGGAGGAGTGGCGGCAGCCGCTCGCCACGGTGGGCCGTACGTTGGAGTCGCTTCTCGAAGGACCTCCTCCCGGCGACGAACGCCTCGCGGCGCTCGTCCTCGCGGTGAGTCGCCTGCGTCTGGAGCGCAAGTGGGCCCTCGGAGAGATTCCGCTGCCTGGTGACGCGAAGCTCGCCGAGCTCGCCGGGCTGGTCGCGGATGAGTTCCTCCTACCCGACGAGCTCGTACGGTTGTTGTGCGCGCCCGACGCGCACGCTCCCGCCGCCGCCGCCAGCGCGCTCGCCCGCCGGTTGAACCGTGGGTCGAAGGTGGATGCGTGCTCGGCCGCGCGCGGCCCTGGAACGCCACTCCCTGGCCCTGATGGGGAGCTCTCCGCGTCCGAGCTGCGCGGGCGTGCTGTCGGCCGTGAAGGTCTGCTTCCCGGCGTCACCGGCCCGGTGCTTTGCCTCGGGGCTCCTTCCGAGCCCCTGGACGCTCCGTCACTCGTCGTCGCACTCGAGGGTGAAGCCGAGGCCGCGAAGCTCGGGGCACTGCTCGCTCTCTGGCGGGGGGGCTTGGAGCTCGCGTGGGCCCGTTACGCGGAGGGGCGTCCGCACCAGAGGTTCCGCCTGCCGGGTTACGTGTTCGACGGGACGCCCTTCCCTCCGCCCCGGGTGGACGCGCCGCTGACGGGCACGTCCCCGAACGCCGATGCAGCGAGGTCCACCGTGATGAGTCCCAGGAGCACGGATTCCGGAAGCGCGACGGGCCTCGAGGTCGCCATCAATGCCGCGCCGGGAACCAGCGGCGGCATCTGGCGCGCGAGTGACTCCATCATCCGAGACCACCGCATCGACGGACGTCTGCTCGCACCTGGCGCCGCGCTGATGCGCGCCGCGCTGTTCGCCGCGCGCCGCCATCTCCCGGGCGTCAATGCCCTGCACGAGGTCTCGCTCCACACGCCAGCCCTCGTCGCGGACGCGCTGGCCTACACGGTCGACACCGAAACCTCCGGCCGCTTCATCGTGCGCACTGGAGACAAGGCGCTCTGCTCCGGCGCCTTCAGTGCGAGCTCGCCCGCGCCCGGAGCCACCTTCGGGCCTCCGGCCTCCGCGCCCCCCACGGCAATCGCCGAGCCCTCGGAGCTCTACTCGCGCCTCGCGAGCCTGGGGTACGGCTATGGCGAGAGCCTCCGCGTCGTCCGTGGCCTCGGGCGGGTGGAGGGGAAGCTCGTCGCACGTCTCGAAGGGGCCCCGGGTGCGGGAGACGTGGACGCGGCGCTACTCGACGGCATCCTCCAGTGCGTCGTGGCGCTCGCGCTCCTGGATGGGCGGCTCCAGGGCGGCTCGCTCCTCATCCCCTTCTTCATCCGGCGGATACGCTTCCTGGGACCTCTCGCCGGCGCTGTGACGGTGGAGCTCGCGACCAGCACCGTGAGCGAGCGGGGTGGAGACCTCCAGGCCGACGTGATTGCGCGCACTCCGGCGGGCACGCCGCTCGTCGAGCTGGAAGGCGCCGTCTTCCGCCGAGTGCCGGCCGGATTCCTCGATGCGCGCTCGTCGACGGATGACGTTCCGGCGGGCATCGAGGGTGCGGGGCGGGATGCACCTCTCGACAAGCGTCCTGTCCGGAATGACGTCCCGACGGCTGGCACTGACGGCATGGGACAGGATGTGCCGCTCAATCAGCGCTCTGCCCTCGTTGAGGTTCCTGCTCGCATCGAAGGCACGGGCCTGTATGCGCCTCGCTGGATGGCGGTCGACGCTCCGTCCGTGCCCGCCGTCCGTGGCGCGTCGCTCCTCGTCCTGCCTCCTCGCGCCGACGGCGACGCGCTGGGGCGCGTGCTGGCGGCGGACGGGCCCGTCCTCGTGGCTCGTGCCTCCACGGACGCCCGGCCCGGAGAGCTCCACTTCGACCCCGAGGACCCGGCCGGCTGGACGCACCTCCTCCGCCGTGCCACCGAGGAGCTCGGAACAGCCGAAGGACCGCTGTGCATCTACGTCCTCCTCGCGGCGGATTCGGAGCCCGCTTCCACCGCGTCGGCCCTCTGGCAACGCCAGGCGCGCGGCGCGCGGGCACTCTTCCTCCTCGCGAAGGCGGCGGGGGCGTCGCGCTTCAAGTCCGTGCGAATCGCGGTCGCGCTGCGTGAGACCTTCTCCGTCAGCCCTGGCGACACGGCGGGCGGCTACGCGGCGGCGGGCGTCGCGGGCGCGGCGCGGACCATCGCGCTCGAGTACAAGAAGCTCCGACCCGTCGTCGTCGACTTCGAGCAGCACGGCGCGGACGACGTCATGCTCCTGCACACGCTCCGCGCTGAGTGCCTCGCGGCCTCTGGCTCCGAGCATGTCGTGGTCTGGAGGAAGGGCCGTCGCTTCGTTCCCCGCGTGGCACGTGCGCGACTGGGCCGGAGTGCATCTCCGTATCGTGACGGTGGTGTCTACGTCGTCGTCGGAGGTGCCGGTGGGATTGGCCGGAAGACCGCGGCGCACCTCGCCGCGAGGACGCGGAACGCACGCATCGCCCTCGTGGGGCGCTCTCCGCTGTCACCGGACATCGAGCAGGTCATCCGGGAACTGGAGGTCAGCGGCACCGGCGCCCACGTCCGTTACTTCCCGACCGACGTCACCGAACGTGACGCGCTCGCGGCAACCCTCGCGCGAGTGAGGGAGAGCCTGGGTCCCATCCACGGAGTCATCCACTCCGGGGGCGTCCTCGCGGACCGGCTCATCTTCAGCAAGGAGCCCGACTCGTTCGACCGTGTGCTCCGCCCGAAGGTCCTCGGAGCATGGCTCCTGGACGAGCTCACCGCGACCGAGCCGCTCGACTTCTTCAGCGTCTACTCGTCGGTCGTCGCGGAGGTCGGCAACGTCGGTCAGGTCGACTACGCCGCGGCCAATGCGTTCCTCGACGCGTTCATGGATTTCCGCAGGGCGCGGGGCCGTCCGGGGCGCAGCCTGGCCGTGAACTGGACCCTCTGGGCGGACGGTGGGATGGGGCGCGACGAGCGGGCCATCGAGCAGCTCGCAGCGAGGGGAATCACCCTCCTCGAGGACGCGCCCGCGTTCGCCGCGCTCGACGCGGCGCTGACCGGGCCCGAGGAGCGAATCATCGTCCTGGGTCCTGGGGACGGTCATCCCTTCGGGGAGCGGCTCATCGCCGCGGACGTCGCGCCCGCACCCGTTGCTCCCACTCCCGAGGCCGACAGTCGTGCCGCCACACCCGCCACGCAGCCGAGCGATCCGGCCGCACTCGAAGGCTGGCTGACCGGGCTCATCGCCGCGCGGATTGGCGCGGAGCCCTCGGCGGTCGACCGGGAGGAGTCGTTCTTCGCCCTCGGCGTCGAGTCCATCATGGTGAAGGACATCATGAAGGAGCTGGACCGGCGGTACGACGGCCTCTCCCCGACGCTCCTCTTCGAGCGACCCAACCTCCGCGAGCTGGCCGTCTACCTGGCGTCACGCGCACCGCGAGCGAGCACTCCCGCCGTACCCGTGCCCGCGCCCCAGCCACGAGCGGAGAAGCCCTCCCGCCCGACCAGGTCCGCCGCCTCCGTGCCGGAGCGGGCCATCGCCGTCATCGGCATGAGCGGTCGCTTCCCGAAGGCGCCCGACGTCGAGACCTACTGGCGCAACCTCCTCGCCGGCCGCGACTGCATCACCGAGATTCCCGCCGACCGGTGGGACTACCGCCGCTACTTCCATGCCGACCCGACCCACGCGGACACGACCTATGGGCGCTGGGGCGGCTTCATCGACGACGTCGACAAGTTCGACCCGCTCTTCTTCAACATCTCCGTCCGCGAGGCGGAGCAGATGGATCCCCAGCAGCGCCTCTTCCTCGAGTGCGCCTGGGAGACGCTGGAGCACGCCGGCTACGGAAACCGGAAGCTCCTGCGCGAGGCGAACGTCGGCCTTTTCGTCGGCGCGATGTGGAACGAGTACTCGGTCATCACCGCCGAGCAGGGCACCTTCCATGGACGCTATGCGGGGCCCGGCTCGCTCTACTGGCAGATTGCCAACCGCGTCTCCTACTTCCTCGACCTCACCGGTCCGAGCATCGCCCTCGACACGGCGTGCTCGTCGTCGCTCACCGCCGTGCACCTCGCCTGCCAGAGCATCCTCGACGGTGAGAGCTCCATGGCGCTGGCCGGCGGCGTGAACCTCTCGCTCCATCCGGACAAGTACCTGTACCTCGGCCAGCTCCGCTTCCTGTCGACGGACGGGCGGTGCCGGAGCTTCGGCGAAGGAGGCACGGGCTACGTGCCCGGTGAAGGCGTGGGCGCCGTGCTGCTCAAGCCCCTGGAGCAGGCGCTCGCGGACGGCGACACCATCCACGCGGTGATTCGCGGCACGTCCGTCAACCACGGGGGGCGTGCCTCCGGGTTCACGGTGCCCAACCCCCGGCAGCAGGGGCGCCTCGTCGAGACGGCGCTCGCGCGCTCGGGCGTGGCTCCGACGGAGCTCGGCTACATCGAGTGCCACGGGACGGGCACCGCGCTGGGTGACCCCATCGAAATCCAGGGGCTGACCCAGGCGTTCGCGCACGCTGGCGCGGCAGGCCAGAAGCAGGTCTGCGCCATCGGCTCGGCGAAGTCGGCCATCGGCCACCTGGAAGCCGCCGCGGGCATCGCGGGGCTCATCAAGGCGGCCCTCTGCCTCCAACGGGGGAAGATTCCTCCGAACCTCCACAGTCGCACCAAGAACCCCGACATCGACTTCGCGGCCGGGCCATTCTTCGTCGCGGAAGAGGTCCTCGACTTCCCACAGCGCGAGGGCTCCCGCTTCGCCGGGCTCAGCTCCTTCGGCGCGGGCGGCTCGAATGCGCACGCCATCCTCCAGTGGTCCGCCGAGTGGGACCGCGTGGCAACCGACGAGGCTCGGCCGGAGCTGGTCACCCTGTCCGCCGCAAGCGAACCCCAGCTCGTGGAAGCTGCCCGCCGGCTGCACAGGGCGCTCGCCGCGGAGCACACGGCACGCCATTCCCTGAGGGACATCGCGGGGACCCTCGCCATCGGGCGCACCGAGCTGGTCGAGCGCCTCGCCATCGTCGCGGGCTCGCGTGCGGAGCTGGTGAGCCGGCTCGAGTCGTTCCTCTCCGCGCCCTCGCGTGCTGCGGGAGTCGCACGGGGAAGCACGAAGGAGCGGCGCGACACCCTGCTGGGCGAGAGCCAGGAGGACCGCGACTACATCACGGGCCTCGTCGCGAGCCGCAACCTCGACAAGCTCGCGGCGCTCTGGGTGCGCGGCGTCTCGGTGGACCTGGGCGCGCTGCATGCTGAGCGACCGTGGCACCGCGTCGCGCTGCCGACCTATCCGTTCGAGCGCCGCCGCTGCTGGATTCCGACGGCGCCCGACGCGCCCCCCACGGCGGCGACCACGGCCGTGCTGCACCCGCTGGTGCACACGAACACCTCGACGCTGCGGGAGCAGCGCTTCGTCACGGCGCTCACCGGCGACGAGCCCTTTCTCGCGCATCATGTCGTCGGGGGGCGGAAGCTCCTCCCGGCCGTGGCGTCCATCGAAGCGGCGAGAGCAGCCACGGAGCTGTCGGGCGAACACGCGGCCGCACTTCGCGACTTCGTCTGGATGCGACCGCTCGTCGCCGGTGACGATGGGTGCCGCTTCCAGGTCCGCCTGAATCCGGGCGAGCGCGACCTGGAGTTCTCCCTGGTCGAAGCAGGTGGGGCCAGCGACGTCGTCTTCGCCCGCGGCCGGGTTCTGCGCGACGCCCCGGTGACCGCTCCGCCCTCCCCCGTCGACCTCGCGGCCCTGAAGGCGCGCGCCACGGAGCGCCTGGGCCGTAACGCCCTCTACGCCCGGTTCCAGCTGCACGGCTTCGAATACGGCCCCGCGTTCCAGTCCATCGTCGAAGTGTACCGGGCCGGCGCGGAGTCGCTGTCACGCCTGGAGCTTCCCGCTGTCGCGGCGGCTCCGGCACTCCAGCTCCACCCTTCGCTCCTCGACGGAGCACTCCAGACGGCGCTCGTGCTCTTCGATGAAGGCGGCGACGCACGCCAGCCGCCACTCCCGTTCGCCCTGGGCGCGGTGGAGCTGTACGGCATGCCGGCCGGCGCGTGCTGGGCGTGGGTGCGCCGGAACGAGGCCCAGCGGCTCGACGTGACGCTCCTGGACGATGCAGGCCGGGCGCTCGTCGTGATGCGAGACCTCGTGCTGCGGCGTCCCCAGGAGGCCAGCCGTCCGGCAGCGCCCCGGCCGGCGGAGTCCGCGCCGCCCCTCGCGACAGCCCTGCGCACGCACGTCGAGAAGGAGCTCCTCTCGGTCTACGCCGAGCTCCTGAAGGTCGCCGTGGCGGAGCTGGACCCCGAGGTGCCGGTCAGCAACTACGGGGTCGAGTCGGTGATGATGATGACCGTCCTCAGTCGCGTGGAGGCGCTGTTCGGCCGCGCGGTCGAGCCGAACGCCATCGTCGAGCACCCGGCGATTCGGGACTTCGCCACGTACCTCATCGACGAAGGGGTGGCGACCTCGGCGGCCCCGACCGGAGTGGCCCCTCCCGAGCCTCGGGCCTTCCTTTCCGAGAGCCCCGCTCCCGCACCTTCGGCCCAGCCGCCCGCCCGCTTCTCGCCGGAGTCCTCGGCCTCTCCCTCCGTGGCCAGCGTCGCGCCATCCACGCGCTTCGCGCCCGACACTCCGACGCATCCGTCCATCGCCATTGCGTCGCCCGCATCCCGCTTCGCTCCCACGGCGCACGGTCGCGCCCCCCGCGTCGCCGTGGTCGCGATGGCGGGCCGGCAGCCTCTCTCGGCGAACCTCGAGGAGTTCTGGCGCAACCTCACCGCCGCGCGCCGCCTCACGCGCGAGGTGCCCGAGGACCGGCTCCAGGACTTCCGCACGGCAGGTGGCCTTCCCGGAGACCTGCGCCACATCCGCTTCGGCGGGTTCGTCGAAGGTATCGACCTCTTCGACGCCTCGGCGTTCGGCGTGTCCGACACGGACGCGCTCTTGATGGACCCGCAGCAACGGTTCCTCCTGGAGCTGAGCCGCGAACTGTTCGACGCGGCCGGCTATCGCAACGAGGAGCTGCTCGGGCGCCGGGTCGCGGTCTTCATCGGCGGCGCGGAGAGCGCCTACCTCAAGCGGCACCGGGCCAGTGTCCCCGACGAGGTCGCCGGACGGATGGTGGTGAGCACCATCCAGAACATGCTCGCCGCTCGAATCTCGGACCACTACGGGTTCACCGGCTCCTCGCAGACGGTGGACACGGCGTGCTCCTCGTCGCTCGTGGCCATCCACCAGGCCTGCCGCGACATCCTCTCCGGCGAAGCGGAGATGGCCATCGCGGGCGGGGTGGAGATCATCCTCGACCCGTTCTACTTCACGGGCTTCGCGCGCGCGGGCGTGCTCACCGACAGTCCCAACTCGTACGTGTTCGACGAGCGGGCGAACGGCTTCGTGCTGGGCGAGGGCGCGGGGCTCGTCCTCCTCAAGTCCTACGAAGCGGCGCTGCGCGACGGAGACCCCATCCTCGCCCTCGTCGCCGGCTCGGCGGTGAACAACGACGGCCGCACGATGGGGCTGACCACGCCGAACCAGGAGCGCCAGACCGAGCTCCTTACAGCGGCGCTCGAAGCGAGCGGCCTCGCGCCCACCGACGTGACGTACCTCGAAGCCCACGGCACGGGGACGCTGCTCGGAGACCCCATCGAGATTCGCGCCGCGACCAAGGCCTTCGGCCGGGGGGCAGAGCGCTGGTGCGCGCTCGGGAGCGTCAAGTCGAACGTCGGCCACTCGCTGCACGCGGCCGGGGTGACGGCGTTCCTGAAGACGGCCCTCGCGGTGGAGCGCGGAGTGCTTCCGGCCACCTTGAACTGCGACCGTCCGCATCCCCGGTTCCGGTTCGAGGAGTCTCCGTTCCGCCCGAACACGACCACCTCGCCCTGGACTCCGCCGAGCGGCGTCCGTCGGGCGGGCATCAGCTCCTTCGGCTTCGGCGGCACGAACTGCCACGTGGTGCTGGAGCAGTTCATTCGCAACGGGCTCCCACAGACGCGCAGCCCCCTTCCCCCGACGCGCTTCCGGCGGCGCTCCTACTGGCTCGGTCGGGCCGGTGAAGAGCGCTTGTCGCGGCACGAGCTGCTCCTCCGGCTGAGCCGCGGAGAGCTCACGCCGGACCGGGCGCTCGAGCTCGGCCGCCATGCGCGGAACGTCGACTGA